A region from the Prionailurus viverrinus isolate Anna chromosome E2, UM_Priviv_1.0, whole genome shotgun sequence genome encodes:
- the MYPOP gene encoding myb-related transcription factor, partner of profilin isoform X2, whose protein sequence is MASAAAGEAEETTRLRKPRFSFEENQILIREVRAHYPQLYGAQSRRVSVAERRRVWDGIAAKINGITSWKRTGQEVQKRWNDFKRRTKEKLARVPHSTQGAGPAAEDAFSAEEETIFAILGPGVAAPGAGAGAEQPSAAASSQPSAASAGTQRYVLSEDRREDRRADTPAHSKGGSSSPEQWARPSCSPQEGGCPPPKERESPPPPALQTVQLPRLALSPPPPAPPPPPPQPPQQVHVAPSSPSPPPPPLPPPTPSAPDPSLDFLRAQQETANAIRELAGTLQQGLAKLSEALSALLPLLPGTAVDRLPPPLPPPPPPPPPPRPLLPPPTPKAEITPEPVSVVAAVVDGAVVAARGVIIAPRSEEAGAPRPPPAPLPPHDSPPHKRRKGFPTRKRRGRWKSP, encoded by the exons ATGGCCTCGGCGGCGGCGGGCGAAGCGGAAGAGACCACCCGGCTGCGCAAGCCGCGCTTTTCGTTTGAGGAGAACCAGATCCTGATCCGTGAGGTGCGCGCCCACTACCCACAGCTCTACGGCGCTCAGAGCCGTCGGGTGAGCGTGGCCGAGCGGCGGCGTGTGTGGGACGGCATCGCCGCCAAGATCAACGGCATCACCAGCTGGAAGCGCACTGGCCAAGAGGTGCAGAAGCGCTGGAATGACTTCAAGCGCCGCACCAAGGAGAAGCTGGCCCGCGTGCCGCACTCCACGCAGGGCGCCGGGCCTGCCGCCGAGGACGCCTTCTCGGCGGAGGAGGAGACCATTTTTGCCATCCTGGGGCCGGGAGTGGCGGCACCGGGAGCTGGTGCGGGAGCCGAGCAGCCCTCGGCGGCCGCTTCCTCACAGCCGTCAGCCGCAAGTGCGGGCACCCAACGCTACGTCTTGTCCGAGGACCGCAGGGAAGACCGACGGGCAG ATACACCAGCCCACAGCAAGGGGGGCTCCAGCAGCCCCGAGCAGTGGGCCCGGCCCTCCTGCAGCCCCCAGGAAGGGGGCTGCCCGCCACCCAAGGAGCGTGAGTCCCCGCCCCCTCCGGCCCTGCAGACAGTGCAGCTGCCGCGCCTGGCCTTGTCTCCTCCGCCCCCGGCCCCTCCACCGCCACCACCCCAGCCGCCTCAGCAGGTCCACGTGGCACCCTCGTCCCCCAGCCCACCACCtcctccactgccaccacccACGCCCTCGGCCCCGGACCCCTCCCTGGACTTCCTGCGGGCCCAGCAGGAGACGGCCAACGCCATCCGGGAGCTGGCTGGCACCCTTCAGCAGGGACTGGCCAAACTGAGCGAGGCCCTCAGCGCCCTACTGCCCCTTCTGCCCGGAACCGCCGTCGACAGGCTGCCCCcgcctctgcccccacccccgcccccgcccccaccccccaggcccctCTTGCCCCCGCCTACCCCGAAAGCGGAGATCACCCCAGAGCCAGTGTCCGTGGTGGCTGCTGTGGTGGACGGAGCGGTGGTAGCAGCCAGGGGGGTGATCATCGCCCCTAGGAGCGAGGAGGCGGGGGCCCCCCGGCCTCCCCcggctccccttcctccccacgaCTCACCCCCACACAAGAGGAGGAAAGGTTTCCCTACACGGAAGAGGCGGGGGCGTTGGAAATCTCCCTGA
- the MYPOP gene encoding myb-related transcription factor, partner of profilin isoform X1 yields the protein MSPVARRPRPLSAPTPGPGGIGGGVWAAGVGLAARGRRAPASAVRPVPAAPAPPHAPGGRTAASGGAMASAAAGEAEETTRLRKPRFSFEENQILIREVRAHYPQLYGAQSRRVSVAERRRVWDGIAAKINGITSWKRTGQEVQKRWNDFKRRTKEKLARVPHSTQGAGPAAEDAFSAEEETIFAILGPGVAAPGAGAGAEQPSAAASSQPSAASAGTQRYVLSEDRREDRRADTPAHSKGGSSSPEQWARPSCSPQEGGCPPPKERESPPPPALQTVQLPRLALSPPPPAPPPPPPQPPQQVHVAPSSPSPPPPPLPPPTPSAPDPSLDFLRAQQETANAIRELAGTLQQGLAKLSEALSALLPLLPGTAVDRLPPPLPPPPPPPPPPRPLLPPPTPKAEITPEPVSVVAAVVDGAVVAARGVIIAPRSEEAGAPRPPPAPLPPHDSPPHKRRKGFPTRKRRGRWKSP from the exons ATGTCCCCCGTGGCCCGTCGCCCCCGGCCACTCTCCGCCCCAACCCCTGGCCCCGGGGGCATTGGAGGCGGTGTCTGGGCGGCCGGGGTGGGGCTGGCGGCGCGCGGACGCCGAGCCCCCGCCAGCGCCGTGCGCCCTGTGCCCGCAGCGCCGGCGCCCCCCCATGCGCCAGGCGGCCGGACGGCGGCGTCGGGGGGCGCCATGGCCTCGGCGGCGGCGGGCGAAGCGGAAGAGACCACCCGGCTGCGCAAGCCGCGCTTTTCGTTTGAGGAGAACCAGATCCTGATCCGTGAGGTGCGCGCCCACTACCCACAGCTCTACGGCGCTCAGAGCCGTCGGGTGAGCGTGGCCGAGCGGCGGCGTGTGTGGGACGGCATCGCCGCCAAGATCAACGGCATCACCAGCTGGAAGCGCACTGGCCAAGAGGTGCAGAAGCGCTGGAATGACTTCAAGCGCCGCACCAAGGAGAAGCTGGCCCGCGTGCCGCACTCCACGCAGGGCGCCGGGCCTGCCGCCGAGGACGCCTTCTCGGCGGAGGAGGAGACCATTTTTGCCATCCTGGGGCCGGGAGTGGCGGCACCGGGAGCTGGTGCGGGAGCCGAGCAGCCCTCGGCGGCCGCTTCCTCACAGCCGTCAGCCGCAAGTGCGGGCACCCAACGCTACGTCTTGTCCGAGGACCGCAGGGAAGACCGACGGGCAG ATACACCAGCCCACAGCAAGGGGGGCTCCAGCAGCCCCGAGCAGTGGGCCCGGCCCTCCTGCAGCCCCCAGGAAGGGGGCTGCCCGCCACCCAAGGAGCGTGAGTCCCCGCCCCCTCCGGCCCTGCAGACAGTGCAGCTGCCGCGCCTGGCCTTGTCTCCTCCGCCCCCGGCCCCTCCACCGCCACCACCCCAGCCGCCTCAGCAGGTCCACGTGGCACCCTCGTCCCCCAGCCCACCACCtcctccactgccaccacccACGCCCTCGGCCCCGGACCCCTCCCTGGACTTCCTGCGGGCCCAGCAGGAGACGGCCAACGCCATCCGGGAGCTGGCTGGCACCCTTCAGCAGGGACTGGCCAAACTGAGCGAGGCCCTCAGCGCCCTACTGCCCCTTCTGCCCGGAACCGCCGTCGACAGGCTGCCCCcgcctctgcccccacccccgcccccgcccccaccccccaggcccctCTTGCCCCCGCCTACCCCGAAAGCGGAGATCACCCCAGAGCCAGTGTCCGTGGTGGCTGCTGTGGTGGACGGAGCGGTGGTAGCAGCCAGGGGGGTGATCATCGCCCCTAGGAGCGAGGAGGCGGGGGCCCCCCGGCCTCCCCcggctccccttcctccccacgaCTCACCCCCACACAAGAGGAGGAAAGGTTTCCCTACACGGAAGAGGCGGGGGCGTTGGAAATCTCCCTGA
- the NANOS2 gene encoding nanos homolog 2, producing the protein MQLPPFDMWKDYFNLSQVVLALIQSGGQRPEAPGPGEPRPGPPLEQPQGPGGPGASGGLATLCNFCKHNGESRHVYSSHQLKTPDGVVMCPILRHYVCPLCGATGGQAHTLKYCPLNGGQQSLYRRSGRNSAGRKVKR; encoded by the coding sequence ATGCAGCTGCCTCCCTTCGACATGTGGAAGGACTACTTCAACCTGAGCCAGGTGGTGTTGGCACTGATCCAGAGTGGGGGGCAGAGGCCAGAGGCCCCAGGGCCCGGGGAGCCGAGACCTGGGCCCCCGCTGGAGCAGCCTCAGGGTCCGGGAGGGCCCGGGGCCAGTGGAGGCCTGGCCACCTTGTGCAATTTCTGCAAGCACAATGGGGAATCGCGTCACGTCTACTCGTCACACCAGCTGAAGACCCCAGACGGCGTGGTGATGTGCCCCATCCTGCGGCATTACGTGTGTCCCCTGTGCGGGGCCACCGGCGGCCAGGCACACACGCTCAAGTACTGCCCACTCAACGGTGGCCAGCAGTCTCTCTACCGCCGCAGCGGGCGCAACTCGGCCGGCCGCAAGGTCAAGCGCTGA